The Natronincola ferrireducens nucleotide sequence CTGCCACTAGTGTTACCTATAATCGTATTAAATAATGGCGGTACATTGGCAGGTACTGTGTTTCCTGTTGCCTTAATAAGAGCTAGAGGTGTTGCAGTAGTCATTGCATCTACTCCTGGTGTAATCCAATCCGTCATACGGTCTGTCCATGATAGGGTTAAAAATATTCTCCCTGCAAGGGCTGGGTTCATAAAGTTATGGCCAATACCCCCAAATGCTTGTTTTACAATGGCTATAGCAAAAAAAGAACCAATTACTGGCATCCACCAAGCCGCTGAAGCAGGAATATTTAATGCTAATAATAGGCCTGTTACAACGGCACTAAAGTCATTAATTGTCACAGGGCGACCCATCCATTTTTGAACACCTGCTTCCGTAACAACAGCTGTTAATACTGCTAATAATATCAGAATAGCAGCATTTGTTTTAAAATAATAGATAGCTGCTACTGTAGCTGGTAATAAAGCAATCACTACATCTAACATAATTCTCTCGGTTGTATCATCATCCAATATATGTGGAGAAGAAGATACAATTAGCTTTTCATCCATTGATTTCCCTCCCATTTATTTGTTTTTCTTTTGTTCTCTTTTTTTAGCGATAATTTGATTTTTAGCTACTCTTATAGATGGTAGCAATGGTCTTCTTGAAGGACAAACATAAGAGCATGATCCACATTCAATACAATCTAATGCCCTATAGTTTTCTGCATGTTCTATTCTATTGGCCAATGAATTTTCACTAATATACACTGGTTGAAGGTTGGCAGGACATATTTCAACACATCTTGCACATCGTATGCAGTTAGAAGGGTTAGGTAGTTGGGCCCCTTCCTTATCAAAAACTAATACACCAGATGTTCCTTTTACAGCAGGTATTTCATCAGTGTGTTGAGCACTGCCCATCATAGGTCCACCTAAAATAAGCTTTCCTGGCGTTGTAGCATATCCTCCACACTGTTGAATTAATTCTTTAATTGGAGTACCTATTTTCACACTTAAATTTTTAGGATTTTTTACAGCAGTTCCAGTGATAGTTGTAATTCTATCAATTAAAGGCATTCCCGTTTTAATGGTTTTAGCTATTTGTGCAGCTGTTCCCACATTGCTTACAATAACCCCTACTTCCATTGGTAAACCACCAGAAGGAACTTCTTTATTTGTAATAGCATATATTAACTGTTTTTCCCCACCTTGAGGATATTTTGTCTGTAATGCTACCACTTTTATATTTGATTCCTTTTCTATAGCCTTTAACATCTTTTCAATAGCATCAGGCTTATTGTTTTCAATGCCTATATAGGCATTTTTTACCCCTACTGCCTTCATCATCGCTTTTAATCCATATACAATTTCTTCGGAACTCTCCAGCATTAAACGGTGGTCAGCAGTTAAGTAGGGTTCGCATTCTGCCCCATTCAATATAATTGTATCTATTTTCTTTTCTGGAGGAGGTGATAATTTTACATGGGTTGGAAAAGTAGCACCACCCATCCCAACAATACCAGCTTCCTTTATAATTTCAGTAATTTCTTTTGGTTCCAGACCCTCAATATCACCTTTTGGTTGAATAGATGGATCTATTTCATTTTTCCCATCTGATTCAATGGTTATTGCTAAACCTTCGTTTCCTGTTGCAATAGGAACATCGCTAATTGCTTTAACAGTCCCAGATACACTGGAGTGTACAGGTGCCGATACAAAACCTTGAGCCTCACCAATTTTTTGTCCAACCTTTACTTCATCTCCCACTTTTACAATAGGTTCACAGGGTGCACCTATATGTTGTTGCATAGGTATAACCACCACAGATGGCTCAGCTGCTTTTTCAATATTCAATCTAGCAGTTGATTCCTTAGCTTCTGGTGGATGAATACCTCCCCTAAAAGTTAAAAACTTCATTTGTATTTTCACCCCTTATTTGATTTTATGAAATAGGTATTATAAATTTATAAATCTAGATACAATTGTATCTAGTAAAATTGTATACTGTATATCTTAAACATTATATTTATAGGATAATAATTATTATCCTATAATATCCTTCTTATGCTACATTTTATTCCTTTCTATTGAAGGTAATTTGATTTATTTGTGGTTTACTGTTTGGAATAAAGGAGATTTTAACGTTATCAAGAGGACTGTAAGGTTTGTGAACGCACGTTCCTAGATTTTGTTAAAAACTTGATTATTGTAATCGTAATTTAACAAGAACTATTATACAATAAATTCTTTATAATTGCCATGCTATTATAAAAGTTTAAGTTTTAACAATGTTTAGCAACTCTTTTTTTATGTATTCTCTCATCCACTCAATCACTCTAATATCACTAATAGGCAGTCCTTTAAGGATTTTCTTAACTTCTCGTGTATTTAAGCAAAAACTATTATTATTATAGTAATGGGTATATATATAATCCATATCATTTTCTGTCATTAATAAAGTTGCAATTGTATCTTCTATACTCCCTAAGGGCGCTCTATCAATATGACTGTATTGGAAGGTAGCTTCTAGCCTAGTACCCTTTCCTTTTTCCGAATCAATTTTAAAGCTTCCATTACACTGTACTGCGGCAGCTTTAAATAAGGATATACCTAACCCTACTTTCCTTGTGGTTCTTGTAGTAAAAAAGGGGTCCTCTACCTTTTTTAAGGTATCTTCATCCATTCCAACGCCATTGTCAATAATTTTAATAGTCATTAAGTCTTCAATAATATCCTCACAAACTGTAATTTCTACTAAGCTAGCCTCTGCTTTAATAGAATTTTGTACGAGGTCTAATATATGTAGCGCTAATTCCTTCAAACTTTTTCCCCCTTATCAAAATGTTTATCCTATTAAAAAGATTATAGTCTACTTAATAGGATAAAGGGCAGCTAAAATATCTTGAATTTTTTTACTGGATGTTTTAATAAAAAATTCTCTTTCTAATATTTCTCCTAGGGCGTGGGCATCGGAGCTAATAATCTTATTATACTTAGCAAGGTATGGATGTCGTTTAGTTAAATTGGTGTAATCACAATTTTTCGTAATTTCCACTGTTTTTAAACAAAAGTCTGGGGAAATGAATCCTAAGTTAGAAAGAATACTAAAGCTATTTCTATCAATATGAGCTGGTATTGGAATACCCCCTAACCCCTTTATTTCCCTAATAATTTCTTTAAGAGGTAAGTTAATTGCATTAATAAGTAAATAATTGTAATCCTCTACAATATTATCGTCCTCATCGTATATATATTGATTTCCAAATAATTTTGGGCTGTTGGGCGCTTTGGGTAGTGTATCATCTAGTATCAGTTGAAATTCAAGGGCAGCACTTATATTTTGAAATAGTGCCAGTAGGTGAACCTCTTCTTTTGTAGTTATTTCTATACCTGGAATACATATAATATTGTGCTTTTTAGCTACATTCACAAAACTTCTGAGGTTTTTAGTAGAGTTATGGTCTGTAATAGCTATAGCATCTAATCCTTTTAAAACAGCCATTTGTATGATGTTATTTGGAGTCATATCATTACTTGAGCAAGGAGATAAACCACTGTGTATATGAAGATCAACTGCTATTGTCATTTTATTTCTATTAATTTAGCAATCTCTGTAGCTAGTTGATATGCACTGTAATCACATCTTAACAGTGGTATACCTTCTTCATCAGCTTTGTTTTTTGTTACCTCTTCTATTTCTGCACTTTCTACTATAATAACGCAGGCAGCTTCTCCTAACGCTGCAACGGCAATAACATTAATATTTGTCTGGATTGTAATCCAGGCTTCCCCATACTTCAAATGAGCCATAACCCAGCTCAATAAATCTCCTATATAAACACCACTTATCTCATTATCTAAACCCTGCTGTCCCCCTACTAGTTCTAACGATAGCTTTTCCATTAATTGTTTAACAGTAATCATACTTCATCTCCTTTATTTTGACTCTGTTGACAATTGTTATAAATAACCACATATAGTTTTGTATACTGACCTATTACGGATTCAATTTTAAATTCATCAGAGCATCTTTTGATATTTGGTAGACCCATTCCAGCACCAAATCCCAACTCCCTTATTTTTTCTGAAGCTGTTGAATAACCAGCCTTCATAGCCAACTCTATATTTTCAATGCCAGGTCCACGGTCTACTGCAGTAATTACTATTTTTTCAGGTTCAATATCCACTTCTATATATCCGCCTTCTGAGTGTATAATGATATTCATTTCAGCTTCGTAGGTGGCTATTGCAATTTTTCTAAGCTTTTCAGAATTAATTCCCAGTTGTCTTAATGTTTTTTTTATATTGCTAGATGCTTGTCCTGCTCTTATAAAGTCATCTTTTTCTACTGGATAGTTTAACTTAATAACCCTCACACCCTCCTAGCAGTATTGAATTTACTGGCTTTTATTTATGTACAATATTAGCTCCCTTTAAACCTTTAGAATATAATATGCCAGAGCTAACATACATAATATTCTGTGTTGACATAATAACAATTCCATTTTCTTTTGCCAATTGTATTGTATGCTCGTCAGGTTTTTTTCCCCGTACAAAGACTACAGCGGCAATGTCCATCATTTCAGCAGTTCGAATTGTATGAGAATTTACCAAGCCTGTTAATAGCAAGGTTTTATCATCAACAAACGCTAGAACATCACTCATCAAATCACATGCAAATGCAGTTTTCACTTCTTTGTCTAAAAATTCATCCCCCGATAAAATCTCCGCTCCTAATAATTCTTTAACTTCTTTTAATGTCATTTAATCACCTCCATTTAAGTTTATCATTTGATAGTTTCTAAAATTCTAAATATACTGTCTAAAAACAAGCTGTGTACCCTATACAGATTTTCTTCATCCTCTAGCAATTCTTGAGAACGTTTAATATTGCTTTCTTGATGATACAGCATTTTATCAATAACTTTTTTTTCGGGTATACCTTCAGGCAACTCCTTATCTTGGATGGATTCGGCTAACCTTTTTACTATTTTTTCCTGTTCTAGTAATAGTTCTTTATAGCTCCTCAATTCACCTTCTTTTTCAATAAAATTATACCATTCTTTTGACTGTTTATCCATTATTTCAATTAAACTATTTAACTCTTTAACAATGCCATCCCCCAACTGCTGCTGAGTCTTTGGATAGGTTAATTTCTTAGATGCCGAATGTACTTCACTTATATAGGCATCTGGATAAAATTCCTTTACTTTAGGTAATTGTCCTTCTACAAATTCTCTTTCTGTTAATCCTAGAGTATAGACCTTGTAAACATTATCCATCTTATAAATTAAATGAGAGAGTTTGTTTTCATTTAATTCAGCTATAAAATCTTCTATGTTACTAGTATCAGATACACTGGCTACCTGTATCATATAAATAGAAAGGGGAGATAAATCTTTATAAATCATATCTTCCTCCCCATTGTTTTTAACTTGATTTCCTGACTCTTCTATCTCTTCATCTTCTTCAATAAATATCACTTCTTCTTCATCATTGATAATTCCTTGTAATTCCTCTTCTTCTAATGTCATATCAGAATATAAAACTGGCATCACTAATCTTTCTGTTATTCTAGAACCAATAAATATTGCACTTAAAGGAATAATTACCAAAAACAATATAATTAAACCATAATTATAGTTTCTTTTAGTTCTCCTAACAGCAAACCTTTTTCCCCTCATAATAATTCCTCCAATTCCTAATGTTTATTAATCTTTACATCTGTTTAATGATTTTAAATTTAAATCTTCTTAACTTATAATATTTCTTGAACCCTTGTCTTATTATATATATAATAAGGGTTAATAAAATTATTCCATAATTGTAAGTAATTCTATGATGAAAAATATTGTCCAACAATTTTTAAAAGAAAAAATTTCTCTAGAAATCCTTCAAAATCGTTGGACAAGTCTGGTTATAGTACTGCAGAAAAAACCTCAAAAACCAACGAAACAGGCATAAAAGCCTGTTTCGTTGGTTTATTTCAATGTTATAATCTCACTGCAGTTGAATATCTATTTTTATAGGTGTTCTCATTTAAAGAAGAAATAATAACCCTCATGTTACCGCCAGAGGATGCATGAATAAATTCATTGTTACCAACATAAATCCCAACATGATTGATTGTTTTACTGCTTCCATTATTAAAAAACACCAAATCTCCTATCTGAAGCTGATTTCTACTTACCTGTGTTCCTACATTTGCTTGACTCCTAGAAGTTCTTGGTAAATTAATTCCTTTTTGTTGTAAATACTCCTTATAGTATGTATTAAATATATAGTATGTAAAGCCTGAACAGTCAAAGCTGTTAGGTCCATTACCAGCGTACCTATAGGGACGTCCTATATATTTTTCTGTTATAGATTTTATATTGCTTAAAGTATTAGTTCTAGAGCCAGAACGACTTACTTGTGTTGATACATTGATTTGTAACTCAATCATATCACTTTTTATCCATCCTTCTGTAAAATCCTCTGTCAAAATATGATACCAACCATCTTTATAGTCCTTTATATAAATAGTATGGTTTTTATTTAGTGTTATAGTAATGGGTGCCCCTGAGCTTGCTTCTGCTCTTACAGAGCTATCGTCATTAAGTACAATAGCTTGAGGATAATTGGGTACTAGCTTTACATAATTAGCATTGACAAAACCTTTTACCCCGTTATTTAGTTGAACTTGATACCATTCTTTCTCTTCTTGAATGATAATTGTCTCTGTTCCATTGGGTACCTTCGAAATAATGCTATTATTTGTTGACGGTCCAGATCTAACATTCAGTATACTGGCCGTAGTGACTCCTTTTTTTATTGTGTTCTTCTTATCATTTAATAAAACAATGTCTTTATACATCCAACCTTCGGTAGAATTGTCCTCTAGTTTTACAAAATACCAATCCTCCTGTTGTTTATGTATACTTACTTCTGTTCCAATCTTCAAGGTCTCTGTTATCTTTCCTGCAAAGTCTGGTGATTTTCTTAAGATACCTTGGCTAGCAATGATTGTAGCTGAAGGATTTTCTGCAGCTGCAAAAGAGGTTGACAATAAACTGAACATCAATATAACTATTAACATCTGTAGGTTTCTTGTTTTTAACTTTGTCATAAATTTCACCACCCAATACTTACTAAACTTTTATCATTAATAAGTATTTTCTATTTATTTGTTAAAACTCCTCTTTTTTCGAAAAAATTCTTGTTATTATGAAAACTTTTTTTGCATAGACTATTAAAATTATATTGTTACTATGATATAAAATTTAAAGGGGCAAAGAAAACACTTTGCCCTTTAGGAATTGGTTATATTAATACCATAAAATATTTCTGTCATTTCTTTATTTAGATTTTGAAGAATTTCATTTCTTCCTTCCTCGTCCAAATCTTTTTCCTTCATTTCAAATAGATAATTGTCTAGATCAATATCTTTGATCTTCATTTTTGTATGAAATATATTAGATTGATAGATATTCATATCAATCAGACTATATTTATCAATTGTTTCCTGTTGAATAAAATCCTGTATAGAACTTATCTCGTGATCTATAAAATACTTAGATCCTTTTATGTCTCTAGTAAATCCCCTGACTCTATAGTCAATTGTAATGATATCTGAGTCAAAACAACCTATCAAATAATTTAAAGCCTTTAAGGGGGAAATGGTTCCACAGGTAGACACATCTATATCTACTCTAAAGGTGCTAATATTATTTTCAGGGTGACTTTCAGGATATGTGTGAACAGTTACATGACTTTTATCTAAATGGCCTACTATATTTTCTCTAATTGGCGTTATAACTCCTCTATTGCATGATGGATCCAGTACATACAAAGGTACTTCTTCCTCTGAAATTAGTAGGGTTACACTTGCCCCTTGGGGATCGTAATCCTGCTTGGCCACATTTAAAACGCTAGCTCCTATAGTTTTTGTAACGTTTTCTAGTATTTTAGTCAGCCTCTCAGAGTTATATTGTTCATCAATATACTCGATATATTTTTTACGATCTTCCACTGTTTTAGTATAACAAATATCATAAATATTAAAACTTAAAGATTTTGTTAAATTGTTGAACCCATATAATTTTAATTTGTTTTTAGTTAATTTTGCCAACCTCATTCCCCATTTCTATTTATTTCTCTCACAAAATTATACAGCTTATATTTTTATTGTCAAGTCTGAGTTTGGTAGTACATAAAATTTAATATTTACTCGTATATTAGATTTTGCATTTAAAAGATAAATATTCGTAAAAATAGCATCGTTATATATTGTGGATATAAATAATACACCTTCCTATATGGATGTTGTCTCCAACATCCATATAGGAAGGTGTTGTGCTTGTACATTGATATTGCCCGATTTTAAGCTTCCTTCCAATTGTGGTGGACCGCTTGAACATCATCGTTATCCTCAAGCATATCAATCATTTTTTCCATTTTCTTGATATCTTCTCCCTCTAGCACTGCTTCTGTTTGAGGGATATAAACTACATCAGCTTCAATAAATTGATAACCTTCTTCTAAAAGACTATCCTTCACTGTAGGAAAGTCTTCTGGCAAAGTAATAATTTCGTAGGCTTCGTCTTCTACTAAAAAATCCTCCGCTCCTGCCTCAAGAACTGTCATCATTAGTGTTTCTTCGTCTATTTCTTCATTTTTCTCTATAATAATCTGTCCTTTTCTATCAAATAGAAAGGATACACAGCCAGTAGTTCCTAGGTTGCCACCGTTTTTGTCAAAGGCATGTCTTACTTCACCAGCGGTTCTATTTCTATTGTCAGTTAAAGCCTCTACAATAACAGCCACACCGTTAGGTCCATAGCCCTCATAATTGATTTTTTCGTATTGGTCTCCTCCAGCGTCTCCTGCAGCTTTTTTAATGGCTCTATCTATATTATCATTTGGCATATTGCCTGCTTTAGCCTTATCTATAGCACTCTTTAAACTAGCATTATATTCTGGATCAGTACCACCTTCCCTTGCTGCAACAGTGATTAATCTAGCTAGTTTTGTATATATTTTTGCTCGTTTGGAATCTTGCTTTGCTTTTCGGTCTTTAATATTACCAATTCGACCCATACTATAATCCTCTCCTTATCCTTATTAACTTTTTACAAATAAATTTTATCATAAGGTATCATAGGAATCAATTTATATATTCATCTTAGGAAAGGATGGCATTTGTCTTTTGTGTTGAGAAATTCTATGAAGTCTCTCTATTACACTTTTGTCCCCTTGGCTTATGGGTTTGCCTGCCAAGTAATTATCAATACTATTATAGGTGACACCCATTTCTATTTCATCTGTCTGCCCCTCCCATAAACCTGCAGAAGGAGCCTTGTCTAAAATATTTTGTGGTATTTCCAGTATTTTAGCCCATTCATAAACTTCTTGTTTTTTTAAGGAGGCTATGGGTAATAAATCTACACCACCATCGCCATATTTAGTAAAATACCCTGTGTATATTTCAGCAGCATTATCTGTGCCTACTACAAGATAGTTTAAATTGTTGGCTATTGCATAAAGGGTACTCATTCTAAGTCGAGCTCTTAAATTTGCATCCATTATTCTCAAGTTTTTTTCATCATATAGATTTTCATTTTTAAGCTCATCAATAACTTTTTTTATTAACTCATCATGCTGAAGGGTGAGGTCGATGGTAAAATGGGAAATTCCACATTTTTCACATACTAAAATACCATCCTCTATATCCTTAGCACTACTTTTTACTGGTAGTATAACCCCAAGGGAATTATCAGGAAAGGCTTTTTTAATTAAATTTGCTACTACTGCAGAATCTATACCTCCAGATATTCCAACGATTAATCCCCTAGTTCCAGAATCATCCACCTGTTGTCTTAGCCAATCCACCACTAATTGAATTTTTTGTTGTATTTCTTTTTCCATCTTAACTATTCTCCTCTCTACTTAACATAAAAGAATCTTTGATTCTGGTTTGAAATTTTACAAATAAACAACTATGAAGCATCGGTACTTTTAATGAGCTTGCTGACACTGTCTTTTTTAGATGCTAAACTATGATGAATAGTTTTATTCTATATGGTTAAATTAATTTTATTCAAGGGGCTTTTTATTGCCACCTTATTTATTGAGGTGAGTCATATAATGAAAAATCTTTATTGGCTAAAAATTATTTTAGTAGGATTTGTAGCAGGTATTGTTAATGGTTTGTTTGGAGCAGGTGGCGGTACTATTGTTGTTCCTGCTTTAAATTTTGTTTTTGGCGTTCCTCAGCATAAATCCCATGCCACCGCTATATCTATTATCCTCCCTTTTGCTATTATTAGTAGCTTTATATACTATAGGAATGGTTTCACTGCATTCGATGTTACTTTTAAAGTGGCTTTAGGAGGAATCGTGGGAGCCTACATTGGCTCAAGAGCTTTAAGTCACTTTTCCGACAGTTATTTAAGAAAAATATTTGGAGTGTTTATGATCTTAGCAGCATTGAGGATGGTGTTTTAATGGCAATATTTATATTAGGTTTATTAGCAGGGATTATTGGAGGAATGGGAATAGGTGGGGGAACCATTCTTATTCCTGGTTTAATCTTTTTAACAAACTTTAAACAACAAACTATACAAAGTATTAACCTGCTTTCTTTTATCCCTGTAGCGATTGTAGCTTTGTACATTCATATAAAAAACAAAGACATCCTATTTAGGCTTAGTTTGCCAATAATATTTTTTGGTCTTATAGGGGCTTGGGCAGGTTCTAAATTGGCTTTAACATTGCCTTCTTCTACACTAAGGCGTATGTTCGGTATATTTCTTCTGGTTATGGGTATCTATGAAATCATATGCAAAGACAAGGTCAAAGTCAAAAAAAAGTAGGATAAAAAAATTTATCCTATTCTCCTAAAGCTACTAGTACACAATCATAATATACAATATTTAGATTAAAGTCCTCTGCTTTATCAATAGTTTCTTCATCAAAGGTTCCAGGTTGGAACCAAACATAGTCTATTCCTAGGTCTTTAATCTCATCTAATATTAATTTGCTTACTTTAGGCCCCACCACCATATTTACACATTCTAGATTTTGTGGTAAATCCTTCAAAGACTGATAGATTTTATCTCCCTCTATTTCTTCATATTTAGGATTTATACCATATACAGTGTAGCCATGGGCCTTTAATTTCTTATAAATCTTGTAACCAAACTTTTCTGTATCGGGTGTAGCGCCGACAACAGCCCAAACCTTCCTGTGGAGCATTTCCTTTTTATTTTTTTCAATTGTATCCATAATCTCATCCTCCTACTTTGTTTAATAATGGTATTATAGTTTTTTTACCCATATATTAAGTAGTTATTCTAATTTAAATAATTATTTTTCCATCTAACTCTGTTAGGTACTTCTCTTGTTTTTCCGTTATGTCACACCTAGCATTTGTCCATTCAGTAGCTTGCTTTTTAAATTTATCTACTTCATCCCATTTAATATACACAAAAAAATGAACAGCATCATCATATTCTATATCCTTCAGTAGATATTTGTTTTGTAATATTTCATTTTGTACTTTTCCCAGTAATGTATAGTCGATCTTTATATGTAATAGCCTATAGGCTCTTTTAATAATAATTCTAGAAGTTTCTAATGCAATTTTAGCACCTTTCGTATAAGCTCTAACCAGACCTCCAGTCCCTAATTTCACACCACCAAAATATCGTGTTACAACTACTACTGTATTCCTAAGATTTTCTTTTTTTATCAGTTCTAAAACTGGAATTCCGGCTGTTCCCGAAGGTTCCCCATCATCACTATAACGCTGTATTTCATTGTTTTGTCCTAAAACATATGCTGGAACATTATGGGTTGCATCCTTATGTTTTTTTTTGATTTCTTCAATAAATCCAATTGCTTCCTCCTCTGATACTACGGGCTTGGCATATCCTATAAATCTAGATTTATCAATAATTATTTCGTTAACTCCAAATTGGTATAGAGTGCGATATTCCTTTAGCATTGTTCCTCATTCCTTTATTATAGCTTAATTATACCATTCATTATTATACCACATTTTTGATATTTTTTCATAAAAAGAAGCAGCTTTGATGCTTTTGCTGCTTCTCTACTTTATAAATTAGACGGCTACCTTCTCTTTTTTCTCCTTCATCATTTCCTTATACTTTTTATAGGATAAATTAACCAAGGATTTATCCTGACTGTAGGTAATCATTTCAATTGCTTCGTCTATACAGTAAAATCCTCCTTCTTTAAAGTTCATGTTTTTATTTAGTTGAAATTCTTTTCCTTTTGTCGCCATAATATACCAAGTAATTTGATTGCAAACTGGTTGTTTTCTGGAAATAGAAAAAAATTCGTAACATGTCTCCCCTGCTGTGGATAGAATTTCAGCATCAATACCGGTTTCTATCTTAACACGACTTAATGCCGCATCAATGGAAGTTTCATCATTACGAATTTTTCCTTTAGGCAATACCCATTCATTTTTTTCGTTCTTTAGGAGAAAAACTTGATTTGCATAGAAGACGACTCCGCCTGCACAATTTCTAAAAATCATGGTTAAAACCTCCCTTAACTGTAGTTACTTATTATCATACACCAAATCTAAAATTTTTACAATGTTTTTTCAGAATATTAAATCAAGTTTTGCAAAATAGTTATTCTTATGCTATATAGTATGCTCAATAATTTTTAAAAAATTACAATAATTTCTAAATCATTTTCATTTTGATTTATTTAGGATTATGATCATATTATAAAGAGTCACCCAGTTATAATTTTTTATTAATGTCTATAGATTCTGTTCCCCAATAGAATTACTATAGATAGCAGCCTCCCTTTTTTCAAAAAAGAGAGGCTGCTATCTATAGTAATTGAAATTTTTTATATTTATGATAATTAATATCTTCTATTTTTACCTTTAAAACTATACCTGTCTCTATATATTCTGAAGATACTATCTCTGCATCCTCATGAAGCTGTGAAGCTATATTACCTTGATTATAGGGGATTAAAAACTTTGTTTCAATAAATTTCTTTCCTATTCCCTTATCAATCATCTGTATTAAGTGCTCTAAGTTCTTCCCGGTAATAGCAGAAACAAAAACTGAATTTTCATCTTTGGGTATGTCAATGTCATATGCTAGTTTGTCACATTTATTAAATACATTAATAACTTTTTTATTCTCAACACCCAATTCCTTCAGTACCTTTAATGTTGTTGATTTTTGTAATTCATAATTTTCATTAGAAGCATCGATGATATGTAATAAGAGGTCAGCGTATTTCACCTCTTCTAATGTAGCCTTAAAAGCCTCTACTAAATCATGGGGCAATTTGCTTACAAAGCCAACTGTGTCCGTTAAAAGAAATTCTATATTATTGGATAAAGATATCTTTCTTAAAGATATATCTAGTGTAGCAAAAAGCTGATCTTTTGTGTATACTTCTCTTTTTTCATCATAATTTTCACTTTTCCGCAATAAAACATTCATTAGGGTAGACTTTCCTGCGTTAGTATATCCTACTAATGCAACAATAGGCAACTCTGATTTTAATCTTTGATTTCTTTGGACTTCTCTATTTTTTTTAACTTCTTTAAGTTGAGACCTTATATCATCAATTCTTCTTAAAATATGTCTTCTGTCGGTTTCTAGCTTCATTTCTCCTGGCCCTCTAGTGCCTATACCTCCACCTTGCCGAGACAACTGCTTTCCTAGGCCTGACAACCTTGGTAACCGATACTTTAATTGAGCTAGTTCTACTTGCAGTTTTCCTTCTTTTGTTTGGGCTC carries:
- a CDS encoding RnfABCDGE type electron transport complex subunit D, encoding MDEKLIVSSSPHILDDDTTERIMLDVVIALLPATVAAIYYFKTNAAILILLAVLTAVVTEAGVQKWMGRPVTINDFSAVVTGLLLALNIPASAAWWMPVIGSFFAIAIVKQAFGGIGHNFMNPALAGRIFLTLSWTDRMTDWITPGVDAMTTATPLALIKATGNTVPANVPPLFNTIIGNTSGSMGETSAILLILGGIYLVYKGVISWKVPGIYVGTVAIFTLLFGNFDITYMLYHVFSGGLMIGAIYMATDYSSSPVTPKGRMYFAFGCGLLTALIRLYGAYPEGVAFSILLMNVASPLIDRYTTPRVFGEVK
- the rsxC gene encoding electron transport complex subunit RsxC — encoded protein: MKFLTFRGGIHPPEAKESTARLNIEKAAEPSVVVIPMQQHIGAPCEPIVKVGDEVKVGQKIGEAQGFVSAPVHSSVSGTVKAISDVPIATGNEGLAITIESDGKNEIDPSIQPKGDIEGLEPKEITEIIKEAGIVGMGGATFPTHVKLSPPPEKKIDTIILNGAECEPYLTADHRLMLESSEEIVYGLKAMMKAVGVKNAYIGIENNKPDAIEKMLKAIEKESNIKVVALQTKYPQGGEKQLIYAITNKEVPSGGLPMEVGVIVSNVGTAAQIAKTIKTGMPLIDRITTITGTAVKNPKNLSVKIGTPIKELIQQCGGYATTPGKLILGGPMMGSAQHTDEIPAVKGTSGVLVFDKEGAQLPNPSNCIRCARCVEICPANLQPVYISENSLANRIEHAENYRALDCIECGSCSYVCPSRRPLLPSIRVAKNQIIAKKREQKKNK
- a CDS encoding ATP-binding protein; translation: MKELALHILDLVQNSIKAEASLVEITVCEDIIEDLMTIKIIDNGVGMDEDTLKKVEDPFFTTRTTRKVGLGISLFKAAAVQCNGSFKIDSEKGKGTRLEATFQYSHIDRAPLGSIEDTIATLLMTENDMDYIYTHYYNNNSFCLNTREVKKILKGLPISDIRVIEWMREYIKKELLNIVKT
- a CDS encoding PHP domain-containing protein; translated protein: MTIAVDLHIHSGLSPCSSNDMTPNNIIQMAVLKGLDAIAITDHNSTKNLRSFVNVAKKHNIICIPGIEITTKEEVHLLALFQNISAALEFQLILDDTLPKAPNSPKLFGNQYIYDEDDNIVEDYNYLLINAINLPLKEIIREIKGLGGIPIPAHIDRNSFSILSNLGFISPDFCLKTVEITKNCDYTNLTKRHPYLAKYNKIISSDAHALGEILEREFFIKTSSKKIQDILAALYPIK
- a CDS encoding DRTGG domain-containing protein — translated: MITVKQLMEKLSLELVGGQQGLDNEISGVYIGDLLSWVMAHLKYGEAWITIQTNINVIAVAALGEAACVIIVESAEIEEVTKNKADEEGIPLLRCDYSAYQLATEIAKLIEIK
- a CDS encoding ATP-binding protein; protein product: MRVIKLNYPVEKDDFIRAGQASSNIKKTLRQLGINSEKLRKIAIATYEAEMNIIIHSEGGYIEVDIEPEKIVITAVDRGPGIENIELAMKAGYSTASEKIRELGFGAGMGLPNIKRCSDEFKIESVIGQYTKLYVVIYNNCQQSQNKGDEV
- a CDS encoding DRTGG domain-containing protein, with protein sequence MTLKEVKELLGAEILSGDEFLDKEVKTAFACDLMSDVLAFVDDKTLLLTGLVNSHTIRTAEMMDIAAVVFVRGKKPDEHTIQLAKENGIVIMSTQNIMYVSSGILYSKGLKGANIVHK
- a CDS encoding C40 family peptidase, with amino-acid sequence MTKLKTRNLQMLIVILMFSLLSTSFAAAENPSATIIASQGILRKSPDFAGKITETLKIGTEVSIHKQQEDWYFVKLEDNSTEGWMYKDIVLLNDKKNTIKKGVTTASILNVRSGPSTNNSIISKVPNGTETIIIQEEKEWYQVQLNNGVKGFVNANYVKLVPNYPQAIVLNDDSSVRAEASSGAPITITLNKNHTIYIKDYKDGWYHILTEDFTEGWIKSDMIELQINVSTQVSRSGSRTNTLSNIKSITEKYIGRPYRYAGNGPNSFDCSGFTYYIFNTYYKEYLQQKGINLPRTSRSQANVGTQVSRNQLQIGDLVFFNNGSSKTINHVGIYVGNNEFIHASSGGNMRVIISSLNENTYKNRYSTAVRL